A portion of the Lolium rigidum isolate FL_2022 chromosome 1, APGP_CSIRO_Lrig_0.1, whole genome shotgun sequence genome contains these proteins:
- the LOC124646563 gene encoding DNA (cytosine-5)-methyltransferase DRM2-like gives MDLQNNEGPAQPSPAQKCTGLNQEDQPSGVNTDETSRPDSSCRVARLLELLAHLYLLAAAPRPATRRRRLGDQGQHSAHQRHLAGTVCHGIPFPHLADGRPPGLLPGNVEPPRSATTSVVYVNRELPPFPFLISRCAQHSSHNFRTGLQAELVVQELYPAPRAPTAVRSPVFGYMFLSWPKQDGTLYAFKTLNETIYFMFEASVVMSYDYNSDSDDSYNSDDWDNDGEAESSSAPALRSPDTPGPSTLVPQILIRDNRDTDEFDWDDDDDDDEAGLSSSPAPRNPDAPGPSTWVRQGAGGSANGAAPLSYSIDDYVAMGFSKELVLKGIKNIFKTSGNSDGDPNQLLELLLALKELGDDSLVENRSTSGCTPKIVENEVDSEGWDDENDFFERDLISHGSKVEDFLQDMSPRDKKIRYLLQMGFPEDEAKMAITRCGLDSAMSVLVDSIHASQAIGDEHETRNNNCIDSSMERKKGKLMEDCKKRKRFERGGESRPSWYQNHDDLMRVPSHMKRSNLPNAVNRRIPKEAIGPPFFYYEDVGFAPKAIWNKISTCLDNIVPEFFDSKCMSAAARERGFAHNLPIDNRTTLLPLLPKTIFGVFPHTKACWPSWDKRTQLNSLQSCKARPKLLKHIQHLLARYDDIPPLGVQQYVMEECRKWNLIWVGKNRVASLDPHDMEHLLGFPRNYTRGVTTTDRYKSLGDAVQIDTVAYHFSVLKDMFPTGINVLSMYNGIGGSVVALDRLGIQLKTVVSVQTSEVSRNIFRSWWSATQSGTLVQINKMQDLSDDAVISLIKKYGDFDLVVGGNACNIPGSGEYDPKQFSLFLEYVRILKAVRSAKGSGR, from the exons ATGGACCTGCAGAATAATGAaggcccagcccagcccagcccggcCCAGAAGTGTACAGGTCTGAATCAGGAGGACCAGCCCAGCGGCGTGAACACAGACGAAACCAGCCGACCTGACTCCAGTTGCAGAGTTGCTCGCCTCCTCGAGCTCCTCGCACACCTCTACCTCCTCGCCGCGGCGCCGAGACCAGCGACGAGACGACGGCGGCTAGGCGATCAGGGGCAGCATTCCGCCCACCAACGACACCTCGCCGGCACGGTCTGCCACGGAATCCCCTTCCCGCACCTCGCCGACGGCCGtccgcccggcctcctccccgGCAACGTTGAGCCACCTCGGTCGGCCACGACCTCCGTCGTCTACGTGAATCGTGAGCTCCCTCCCTTCCCCTTCCTTATTTCTCGTTGCGCTCAGCATTCGAGCCATAATTTTCGTACTGGCCTGCAGGCAGAGCTCGTGGTCCAAGAACTGTACCCTGCTCCTCGCGCGCCGACGGCCGTCCGCTCACCTG TTTTTGGCTATATGTTCCTGTCATGGCCTAAACAAGATGGCACTCTTTATGCGTTCAAGACCTTGAATGAGACTATATATTTCATGTTTGAGGCTTCAGTTGTGATGTCGTAT GATTATAACAGCGACAGTGATGATAGTTACAATTCCGATGACTGGGACAATGACGGTGAGGCTGAATCCTCATCTGCTCCAGCTTTGAGGAGCCCTGATACTCCTGGCCCGTCCACACTGGTACCTCAG ATTTTGATTAGAGATAACCGTGACACTGATGAGTTCGActgggatgatgatgatgatgatgatgaggctgGCCTCTCGTCTTCTCCAGCCCCGAGAAACCCTGATGCCCCTGGTCCGTCCACATGGGTGCGACAG GGTGCTGGTGGAAGTGCCAATGGGGCGGCGCCATTGTCTTATTCAATTGATGATTATGTGGCAATGGGTTTCTCGAAAGAATTGGTCTTGAAGGGCATCAAGAACATATTTAAAACTAGTGGTAATAGCGACGGAGATCCAAACCAATTGCTTGAGCTACTCCTGGCATTAAAG GAACTAGGTGATGACTCCTTAGTGGAAAATCGCTCTACTTCTGGCTGTACCCCCAAAATTGTTGAAAATGAAGTTGATTCTGAAGGCTGGGATGATGAAAATGATTTTTTTGAGAGAGATCTTATCTCTCATGGTTCTAAAGTGGAG GATTTTCTACAGGACATGTCACCGAGGGACAAGAAGATCCGATACTTACTGCAAATGGGGTTTCCTGAAGATGAAGCGAAAATGGCCATCACAAGATGTG GTTTGGACAGTGCCATGTCTGTCTTAGTTGATTCTATTCATGCATCACAGGCTATTGGAGATGAGCATGAG ACCAGGAACAATAATTGCATCGATTCCTCTATGGAGAGAAAGAAAGGAAAGCTCATGGAAGATTGCAAGAAAAGGAAACGGTTTGAAAGAGGTGGAGAAAGCCGGCCTTCTTGGTATCAGAACCATGATGATCTGATGCGTGTTCCAAGTCATATGAAGAGATCTAACTTGCCGAATGCAGTGAATAGAAGAATTCCTAAAGAAGCCATTGGACCACCCTTTTTCTATTATGAAGATGTGGGTTTTGCCCCAAAAGCCATCTGGAATAAAATCTCAACATGCCTAGACAATATTGTGCCGGAATTTTTTGATTCAAAGTGCATGAGTGCAGCTGCCAGAGAAAGAGGATTTGCACATAACTTGCCAATTGACAACAGGACAACCCTTCTCCCTCTCCTGCCAAAAACAATATTTGGTGTGTTCCCTCACACCAAGGCATGTTGGCCCTCCTGGGACAAAAGAACACAGCTAAATTCTTTGCAGTCATGCAAGGCAAGGCCAAAACTGTTAAAGCATATTCAACATCTTCTTGCACGCTATGATGATATACCACCGCTAGGGGTCCAGCAATATGTTATGGAGGAGTGCAGAAAGTGGAATCTTATTTGGGTTGGGAAGAATAGAGTTGCTTCCCTGGATCCCCATGATATGGAGCATCTTCTTGGATTTCCAAGGAATTATACCAGAGGAGTCACTACAACGGATAGATACAAGTCTTTAGGGGATGCGGTCCAAATAGATACAGTGGCCTATCATTTCTCTGTGCTCAAAGATATGTTTCCCACTGGCATAAATGTCTTATCTATGTACAATGGCATTGGAGGTAGTGTGGTTGCACTTGACAGGCTCGGTATTCAGTTGAAGACGGTGGTATCCGTTCAGACTTCCGAAGTCAGCAGAAACATCTTCAGAAGCTGGTGGAGCGCGACTCAATCAGGCACACTGGTTCAGATCAATAAAATGCAAGATTTGAGTGATGACGCAGTTATATCATTAATCAAAAAATATGGAGATTTTGACTTGGTTGTTGGAGGCAATGCATGCAACATCCCTGGCAGTGGTGAATATGATCCCAAgcaattttctttatttttggagTATGTTAGAATCCTGAAAGCTGTTAGGTCAGCTAAGGGATCAGGACGTTGA